The Paenibacillus tianjinensis genome has a window encoding:
- a CDS encoding amidase domain-containing protein, whose translation MEQEWKQSLYVYVDQENKGRVAPAITQVHHSVKDSRFLKAHGERSRRLAEWYDRRGITPLRGETGVRTLRTVRQSSGEVVADVALHSAFYYEKGGITHREDKIESERLTFVRKGKNWEIVNIERSVPERNLLQRAVDTEPALRMSKWGEVLPAPRPSQPLLNRKVQRSISGAKEVRYRREEAAAYADRWWKDGNPEFEVFEVDCTNYVSQCLFAGGAPINYTGKRETGWWYKGYNGAQEWWSFSWAVSDSLERYLSWDRSSGLRAEAMDRPDQLSLGDIIQYDWDGNGHYQHSTIVTAFDAEGMPLVNARTVSSRHRYWDYRDSYAWTNRTAYRFFHINDYL comes from the coding sequence ATGGAGCAGGAATGGAAACAGAGTCTCTATGTTTATGTGGATCAGGAGAATAAGGGGCGGGTCGCACCAGCGATTACGCAGGTTCATCACTCGGTCAAGGACAGCCGGTTTCTCAAAGCCCATGGCGAACGGTCCCGCCGCCTTGCGGAGTGGTATGACCGCCGGGGAATTACGCCGCTGCGCGGGGAGACCGGTGTCCGAACACTGCGGACCGTCCGGCAGAGCTCTGGTGAAGTTGTGGCCGATGTCGCCCTGCACAGCGCGTTTTATTATGAGAAGGGCGGGATTACGCACCGCGAGGATAAAATTGAATCGGAGCGCCTGACCTTCGTCCGTAAAGGGAAGAACTGGGAGATTGTGAACATTGAGCGTAGTGTGCCCGAGAGAAATCTCCTGCAAAGAGCGGTTGACACGGAGCCGGCGCTGCGGATGTCCAAATGGGGGGAGGTCCTCCCCGCCCCGCGGCCGTCCCAGCCGCTGCTGAACCGCAAAGTGCAGCGCAGCATCAGCGGCGCAAAAGAGGTGCGCTACCGCCGTGAGGAGGCGGCTGCCTATGCCGACCGCTGGTGGAAAGACGGCAATCCGGAGTTTGAGGTTTTCGAGGTGGATTGCACAAATTACGTCTCCCAATGTCTCTTTGCAGGGGGAGCGCCTATCAACTATACTGGTAAAAGAGAAACGGGCTGGTGGTACAAAGGCTATAATGGAGCCCAGGAATGGTGGAGCTTCAGCTGGGCCGTGTCTGATAGCCTGGAGCGTTATTTGAGCTGGGACCGGAGCAGCGGGCTTCGAGCTGAAGCCATGGATCGTCCGGACCAGCTTAGCCTCGGTGATATCATCCAGTATGACTGGGACGGCAACGGCCATTACCAGCACAGCACCATTGTTACTGCTTTTGACGCTGAAGGTATGCCGCTGGTGAATGCCCGGACCGTCAGCAGCCGCCATCGCTACTGGGATTACCGTGATTCCTATGCATGGACCAACAGAACGGCCTACCGTTTTTTTCATATCAATGACTACTTATAA
- the acnA gene encoding aconitate hydratase AcnA yields MPSKDHFSLSKSLVSGGKTYRYYHLNSLEEQGAGDISSLPFSIKVLLEAAVRQYDGRAITEEHVKQLAGWAGGIDRNKEIPFIPARIVLQDFTGVPVVVDLAAMRDTVKKAGGDPKKINPLVPVDLVIDHSVMVDAFGTADALDYNMNVEFERNEERYRFLRWAQTAFNNFRAVPPATGIVHQVNLEYLASVAATKTVDGETVVYPDSLVGTDSHTTMINGLGVVGWGVGGIEAEAGMLGQPLYFVTPDVVGFKLTGSLVEGATATDLALTVTQMLRKKGVVGKFVEFYGPGLANISLADRATVANMAPEYGATIGFFPVDDETLAYLRSTGRPDELVELVGDYYKAQGMFRTADTPDPQFSDIIELDLASVVPSLAGPKRPQDRVELTHMKENFEGIIRTPVDKGGYGLSDEKIAEVVEVQHKNGTTSKMGTGAVVIAAITSCTNTSNPSVMLGAGLLAKKAVERGLTKPGYVKSSLTPGSLVVTEYLQKADLLKPLEALGFYLAGYGCATCIGNSGPLPDEVSQAISEHDMTVAAVISGNRNFEGRVHAQVKANYLASPPLVVAYALAGTVNIDLQTEPLGYDPQGEPVFLKDIWPTSAEIREAIGLSLSPEMFRRKYENVFTANERWNSIPVPEGELYEWDDNSTYIQNPPFFENLADGIGDIKDISNARVLALLGDSVTTDHISPAGNISTSGPAGEYLRSHGVERADFNSYGSRRGNHEVMMRGTFANIRIRNAVAPGTEGGVTTFLPSEEVMSIYDASMLYQSAGQNLVVIAGKEYGTGSSRDWAAKGTLLLGVKAVIAESFERIHRSNLVGMGVLPLQFQEGHGWSSMGLTGRETFNITGLDNNVLPGQELTVTATREDGTQFDFPVIARLDSTVDIDYYRNGGILQTVLRQMLADATASETALPVE; encoded by the coding sequence ATGCCAAGCAAGGACCATTTTTCGCTATCCAAGAGCCTGGTGTCAGGTGGCAAAACTTATCGCTACTATCATCTTAATTCCCTCGAAGAGCAAGGTGCAGGCGACATTTCCTCCCTGCCTTTTTCGATCAAAGTATTACTTGAGGCCGCTGTCCGCCAATATGACGGACGGGCGATTACGGAAGAACATGTTAAGCAGCTGGCCGGCTGGGCAGGCGGCATCGACCGCAATAAAGAAATCCCGTTTATTCCTGCCCGGATCGTACTGCAGGATTTCACTGGTGTTCCGGTCGTTGTCGATCTGGCTGCTATGCGCGATACTGTTAAGAAAGCAGGCGGCGATCCCAAGAAGATCAATCCGCTGGTGCCCGTAGATCTTGTTATTGACCACTCCGTAATGGTCGATGCTTTCGGCACAGCCGATGCGCTCGATTATAATATGAACGTTGAGTTCGAACGGAATGAAGAACGTTACCGCTTCCTGCGCTGGGCGCAGACTGCGTTCAACAACTTCCGCGCCGTTCCTCCGGCAACCGGAATCGTGCATCAGGTCAACCTGGAGTATCTGGCTTCTGTTGCTGCTACAAAGACCGTTGACGGTGAAACGGTAGTCTATCCGGATTCCCTCGTCGGCACAGACTCCCATACCACCATGATTAACGGCCTTGGCGTCGTTGGCTGGGGTGTCGGCGGGATCGAGGCCGAAGCCGGGATGCTGGGGCAGCCGCTGTATTTTGTCACACCGGATGTTGTAGGCTTCAAGCTTACAGGCAGTCTGGTGGAAGGCGCTACAGCAACCGACCTGGCACTGACCGTTACCCAAATGCTCCGTAAAAAAGGCGTCGTCGGCAAATTCGTCGAATTCTACGGTCCGGGTCTGGCCAACATCAGTCTGGCTGACCGCGCAACCGTCGCTAATATGGCTCCTGAGTATGGGGCAACCATCGGATTCTTCCCTGTTGATGACGAAACGCTTGCTTACCTGCGCAGCACCGGCCGTCCGGATGAACTGGTTGAACTGGTCGGAGATTACTATAAGGCACAGGGCATGTTCCGCACCGCTGATACTCCTGATCCGCAGTTCAGCGACATTATCGAGCTTGACCTGGCCTCCGTTGTTCCGAGCCTTGCCGGACCGAAACGTCCGCAGGACCGGGTAGAGCTGACACACATGAAGGAGAACTTCGAAGGTATTATCCGCACACCGGTTGATAAAGGCGGATATGGCCTCAGCGATGAGAAGATTGCCGAGGTTGTTGAGGTGCAGCATAAGAACGGAACCACCAGCAAGATGGGCACGGGAGCCGTTGTTATTGCCGCAATCACCAGCTGCACGAATACCTCCAACCCAAGCGTTATGCTCGGTGCGGGGCTGCTCGCCAAAAAGGCTGTAGAACGCGGGCTTACCAAACCGGGATACGTGAAAAGCAGTTTGACCCCGGGTTCCCTTGTAGTTACTGAATATCTGCAGAAGGCCGATTTGCTGAAGCCGCTGGAAGCCCTGGGCTTCTATCTGGCCGGATACGGCTGCGCGACCTGTATCGGCAACTCCGGTCCGCTGCCGGACGAAGTGAGTCAGGCCATCTCCGAGCATGATATGACAGTAGCCGCTGTAATCTCCGGTAACCGTAACTTTGAAGGCCGCGTGCATGCCCAGGTCAAAGCCAACTATCTGGCTTCACCGCCGCTTGTTGTCGCTTACGCCTTGGCCGGTACGGTTAACATTGATCTGCAGACCGAGCCGCTCGGCTATGACCCGCAGGGAGAGCCTGTCTTCCTGAAGGATATCTGGCCAACTTCCGCTGAAATCCGCGAAGCCATCGGTCTCTCCCTGAGTCCGGAAATGTTCCGCCGCAAATATGAGAATGTCTTCACCGCTAACGAACGCTGGAATTCGATTCCTGTTCCGGAAGGCGAGCTGTATGAATGGGATGATAACTCTACCTACATTCAGAACCCGCCATTCTTTGAGAATCTGGCTGACGGCATCGGCGATATCAAAGACATCAGCAACGCACGTGTGCTGGCACTGCTGGGTGATTCTGTTACAACTGACCACATCTCGCCTGCAGGCAATATTTCCACTTCCGGCCCTGCCGGGGAATATCTGCGCAGTCACGGTGTAGAACGCGCCGACTTCAACTCCTATGGCTCCCGCCGCGGAAACCACGAGGTCATGATGCGCGGTACATTCGCCAACATCCGGATCCGCAATGCCGTTGCTCCGGGTACGGAAGGCGGCGTGACCACCTTCCTGCCAAGCGAAGAAGTCATGTCCATCTACGATGCTTCCATGCTGTACCAGTCGGCAGGCCAGAACCTGGTCGTTATTGCCGGTAAGGAGTACGGCACAGGCAGCTCACGCGACTGGGCAGCCAAAGGCACATTGCTCCTTGGCGTCAAAGCCGTCATCGCCGAGAGCTTCGAGCGGATTCACCGCAGCAACCTGGTCGGCATGGGCGTACTTCCGCTGCAGTTCCAGGAAGGCCACGGCTGGAGCAGCATGGGGCTGACCGGACGCGAGACCTTCAACATCACCGGCCTCGACAATAACGTGCTGCCGGGCCAGGAACTGACCGTCACTGCTACCCGTGAAGACGGTACACAGTTCGACTTCCCGGTCATTGCCCGGCTGGACAGTACCGTTGACATTGATTACTACCGCAACGGCGGCATTCTGCAGACGGTGCTCCGCCAGATGCTGGCTGATGCTACCGCTTCGGAAACAGCACTGCCGGTGGAATAA
- a CDS encoding D-alanine--D-alanine ligase, with product MGNTKCTVGLVYGGKSGEHEVSLQTAFAVMNAFDYDKYEIIPFYISKQGLWKVGEKLTAPYSGIEQLKLSDAAGDMGTALNTVFSGLSGGGQAVDVMFPLLHGTNGEDGTIQGLFEMANIPYIGAGVLASSAGMDKVVMKKLFGEAGLEQCEYCYFSAGAWKRKSHELIVGVEDKLGYPVFVKPANLGSSVGISKAVDKESLVKAVEFALRYDTKVIIEEFVDAREVEVAVLGNEEPEASVPGEIVSSGEYYDYAAKYIDGKSQMLIPAPLDSEVADRLREAALQAFRAIEGSGITRADFFLRKSDGKILINEVNTMPGFTPFSMYPLLWRETGVSYQTLLDRMIELALERYQFRQGLKYDNE from the coding sequence ATGGGGAACACGAAATGTACCGTAGGACTGGTGTACGGAGGCAAATCCGGAGAGCATGAAGTATCGCTGCAGACGGCTTTTGCGGTCATGAACGCTTTTGACTACGATAAATATGAAATTATTCCATTCTATATTTCCAAGCAGGGGCTGTGGAAAGTGGGAGAGAAGCTGACCGCCCCGTATAGCGGGATTGAGCAGCTGAAGCTCTCTGATGCAGCAGGAGATATGGGAACGGCTCTGAACACTGTATTCAGCGGGCTAAGCGGGGGCGGGCAGGCGGTTGATGTTATGTTCCCGCTGCTGCATGGAACGAACGGGGAAGACGGCACGATCCAGGGACTATTTGAAATGGCGAATATCCCTTACATCGGTGCAGGCGTTCTGGCTTCATCCGCAGGTATGGATAAGGTTGTAATGAAGAAGCTGTTCGGCGAAGCGGGACTTGAGCAATGCGAGTATTGTTATTTCAGTGCAGGTGCATGGAAGCGTAAGAGCCATGAGTTGATCGTCGGTGTGGAGGATAAGCTCGGTTATCCGGTATTCGTCAAGCCGGCCAATCTGGGCTCGAGCGTCGGCATTTCCAAAGCTGTAGACAAAGAAAGTCTGGTTAAGGCTGTCGAATTTGCCCTCCGTTATGATACCAAGGTTATTATCGAGGAATTTGTGGATGCCCGTGAGGTAGAAGTTGCCGTGCTGGGCAATGAGGAGCCGGAAGCTTCGGTTCCGGGTGAAATCGTCTCTTCTGGTGAATATTATGACTATGCGGCAAAATATATCGACGGCAAGTCGCAGATGCTGATTCCTGCCCCGCTGGATTCCGAAGTCGCCGACCGTCTGCGTGAAGCGGCACTGCAGGCTTTCCGGGCGATTGAGGGCAGCGGCATTACACGGGCAGACTTCTTCCTGCGCAAATCAGACGGCAAGATTCTGATCAATGAAGTAAATACGATGCCGGGCTTTACGCCCTTCAGCATGTATCCGCTGCTGTGGCGCGAAACCGGTGTGTCCTACCAGACGCTGCTGGACCGCATGATCGAGCTGGCGCTGGAGCGGTATCAGTTTAGACAGGGTCTCAAATACGACAACGAATAA
- a CDS encoding inositol monophosphatase family protein — MNPLNPDNRNEREPYVVTSKGFTAAAINAAAKAGEWIKSRQGQVKELGSKTSAQDLVTEVDKGVEQMIRRLILTHYPDHAILGEEGVMPGTDAVTAALEEGRKHEYLWIVDPIDGTTNFVHGFPFYCVSIALAIKGELSVGVIYDPIRDEMFVAEKGKGAYMHGIPTSVSSETEPGSSLIAMGFPPDRTFAQPANMAGLQHILPQVRGIRAGGSAALHLAYVAAGRVDGYWEVGLSPWDCAAGVLLVLESGGKVTDTLGSPYDIGTRHVVASNGYIHDFLVSALKEAEATGHKR; from the coding sequence ATGAATCCTTTAAATCCTGATAACCGGAACGAACGGGAGCCCTATGTAGTAACGAGCAAGGGGTTTACGGCAGCAGCAATCAACGCTGCGGCTAAGGCGGGGGAATGGATCAAGAGCAGACAGGGACAAGTGAAGGAACTGGGCAGCAAGACGTCGGCGCAGGATCTGGTTACTGAAGTAGATAAAGGTGTGGAGCAGATGATCCGGCGGCTGATCCTGACCCATTATCCCGACCATGCCATCCTTGGGGAAGAGGGCGTTATGCCGGGTACGGACGCGGTTACAGCTGCTCTGGAGGAAGGGCGGAAGCATGAATACCTGTGGATTGTAGACCCGATTGACGGAACGACCAATTTCGTACACGGCTTTCCCTTCTACTGTGTTTCCATTGCACTTGCAATCAAGGGAGAGCTGTCTGTAGGGGTTATTTACGACCCGATCCGTGACGAGATGTTTGTCGCCGAGAAGGGCAAAGGGGCTTACATGCACGGGATTCCTACCTCCGTGTCCAGTGAGACGGAGCCGGGAAGCAGCCTTATCGCTATGGGCTTCCCGCCGGACCGGACCTTCGCCCAGCCGGCGAACATGGCCGGCCTGCAGCATATTCTGCCGCAGGTTCGTGGAATCCGCGCCGGAGGATCGGCGGCACTGCATCTGGCCTATGTCGCAGCAGGCCGGGTAGACGGCTACTGGGAGGTCGGCCTAAGCCCATGGGATTGCGCCGCAGGGGTACTGCTGGTGCTTGAATCCGGAGGCAAAGTGACCGATACGCTGGGCAGTCCTTATGATATTGGTACACGCCATGTAGTGGCGAGCAACGGATATATTCATGATTTCCTGGTTTCAGCGCTGAAGGAAGCGGAAGCAACGGGACATAAGCGTTAA
- a CDS encoding response regulator transcription factor, producing the protein MNIKVGIPDSLMEEIQQLQDTFGAVMSQAIVLTDQEGDMITRPTITGKFYGEMLASLQGFERPFGPPLHRLGPFSHPTVLEEWIPGLKYVVSPLVSGYGQIYYLWSGLYMEQGAKEQVLELFGARMKHHPDYKQLHTELLAMPEYSQERIAEIREKLTVLSSLLSKLFAGWAVKPQEERTGMIMTRLLGNLEEDFLNIEAVLQMLAETAAGDLYALAMETDEGQFRVKYAAGKDARLLQGAVFQQGDGFLGQAALGKEPRHWQAVSKDPRALFFTQLGLEMPEYLSCYPVRINKCKRALMFTAGTGRNSLESGSGHQEKMIASLLGISERGEELLRQAQLGKEGTLWLKEAAALLPQSRSLHELGEQILNVVMGLPFYPSSVLVYFQDKGYPANTYFARGWTPESEAYYIQELEARYSPQSFLSSAIFHETAMGFLLLECPLMSGNEFRGVLSVGFRQREEAELWMTLLETVAALAGTSISLIEKDARYLKQSEVFLRNLRQFLQNNHSLLQNLSLDVSDMACTFARFLGLSEAESEQVKLAGLLAPFRTELVAEYGFFKPELMVLKQVDQMPAYHSGMEKPVLPLVVQVLALVLHHIGGQAEPEQLEGSPQKWIDPSRFRLDSAVTAVVGDQLLSSFQSFLRSHADSPPKKRVITGKRLLDSAALTLPKEEWGISPREEEVLELIVHGKTNKEIASALFISEHTVKNHLSRIFTKMNVTDRSQIIALVYKRILNSERIEI; encoded by the coding sequence ATGAATATAAAAGTGGGAATACCCGATTCTTTGATGGAGGAGATTCAGCAGCTTCAAGACACGTTTGGTGCTGTAATGAGTCAGGCTATTGTGCTTACCGATCAGGAAGGGGACATGATCACCCGTCCCACAATCACCGGAAAGTTCTACGGGGAAATGCTGGCTTCACTGCAGGGGTTCGAACGGCCCTTTGGACCGCCGCTGCACCGGCTGGGACCGTTCTCACACCCTACCGTCTTAGAGGAGTGGATTCCGGGACTAAAGTATGTCGTCAGTCCGCTGGTTTCGGGGTATGGCCAGATTTACTATTTATGGTCAGGACTTTACATGGAGCAGGGAGCCAAGGAACAGGTGCTGGAACTTTTCGGGGCCCGAATGAAGCATCACCCCGATTATAAGCAGCTCCATACGGAGCTTCTTGCCATGCCTGAGTATAGCCAGGAACGGATAGCGGAAATCAGGGAGAAATTAACGGTGCTGAGCAGTCTGCTGAGTAAGTTGTTCGCCGGCTGGGCGGTTAAACCGCAGGAAGAACGAACCGGTATGATCATGACGCGGCTTCTGGGAAATCTGGAAGAAGATTTTCTGAATATTGAAGCAGTCCTACAGATGCTGGCCGAGACGGCAGCGGGAGATTTGTATGCCTTGGCCATGGAAACGGACGAAGGTCAATTCAGGGTGAAGTACGCAGCGGGAAAGGATGCCCGTCTGCTGCAGGGTGCGGTTTTTCAGCAAGGGGACGGCTTTTTGGGTCAGGCCGCGCTAGGTAAAGAGCCTCGTCATTGGCAGGCGGTTTCCAAAGATCCGAGAGCGCTTTTTTTCACTCAGCTGGGACTGGAAATGCCTGAATATCTATCTTGTTATCCTGTTCGGATTAATAAGTGCAAGAGAGCCCTTATGTTCACAGCCGGTACAGGAAGAAACAGCCTGGAGAGCGGGAGCGGGCACCAGGAGAAAATGATTGCTTCGCTTCTGGGTATATCCGAGCGGGGAGAAGAGCTGCTGCGCCAGGCGCAGCTGGGCAAGGAAGGTACACTATGGCTTAAGGAAGCGGCGGCACTGCTCCCGCAGAGCCGATCTTTGCATGAGCTGGGGGAACAGATACTTAATGTAGTGATGGGGCTGCCATTTTATCCGTCTTCTGTACTGGTCTACTTCCAGGATAAAGGATATCCTGCTAATACATATTTCGCCAGAGGATGGACGCCTGAGTCTGAAGCTTACTATATTCAGGAGCTGGAAGCCCGCTATTCCCCGCAATCTTTTCTGTCGTCAGCCATTTTCCACGAGACTGCCATGGGATTCCTCCTGCTAGAATGTCCACTGATGTCCGGGAATGAATTCAGGGGCGTGTTATCCGTTGGATTCAGGCAGCGGGAAGAAGCAGAGCTGTGGATGACCCTGCTAGAGACTGTTGCCGCTCTGGCCGGAACGTCCATAAGTCTTATCGAGAAGGACGCCAGATATTTGAAGCAGTCAGAAGTGTTTCTGAGAAATTTACGCCAGTTTCTTCAGAATAATCATTCCTTATTACAGAACCTTTCGCTGGATGTATCGGACATGGCCTGTACCTTTGCCCGCTTCCTCGGCCTTTCAGAAGCTGAATCGGAACAAGTGAAGCTGGCGGGTCTGCTGGCTCCGTTCCGGACTGAGCTTGTCGCCGAATACGGTTTTTTCAAGCCTGAGCTTATGGTGCTTAAACAGGTGGACCAAATGCCAGCCTACCATTCAGGAATGGAGAAGCCGGTCTTGCCGTTAGTTGTTCAAGTGCTGGCACTTGTGCTTCACCATATCGGAGGACAGGCCGAGCCGGAACAGCTTGAAGGTTCTCCGCAAAAATGGATCGATCCGTCCAGGTTCCGCCTGGACTCTGCGGTAACCGCTGTGGTCGGGGATCAGCTGCTGTCGTCGTTTCAGTCTTTTCTGCGGAGTCATGCGGATTCTCCGCCGAAGAAAAGAGTGATTACCGGGAAGAGGCTGCTGGACAGTGCTGCCTTGACACTGCCCAAGGAAGAATGGGGTATATCTCCGCGGGAGGAAGAAGTGCTGGAGCTGATTGTGCACGGGAAGACGAACAAAGAAATCGCCAGCGCCCTATTCATTAGTGAGCATACGGTTAAGAACCATTTGAGCCGGATTTTTACTAAAATGAATGTGACTGACCGCTCACAAATTATCGCCTTGGTCTACAAGCGGATTTTGAACTCGGAACGGATTGAGATTTAA
- the def gene encoding peptide deformylase, whose amino-acid sequence MDDIVREGDPVLRTVTEPVKLPLDNQDREALECMLQFLKNSQDAELSAKYKLRSGVGLSANQIGLTQRMFVMYLKDENGKTVEHAWVNPKIISHSVAMVYLPESEGCLSVDRPVHGFVPRYESVKVKGYNLDGQEVVMKFKGYQAIIIQHEMDHLDGIMFYDRINQENPFKLPQGVEIRSLYDLKK is encoded by the coding sequence ATGGATGATATTGTGCGGGAAGGCGACCCCGTGCTCCGCACTGTAACAGAGCCGGTAAAGCTGCCCCTGGACAATCAGGACCGGGAGGCGCTGGAGTGCATGCTGCAGTTTCTCAAAAACAGCCAGGATGCTGAGCTTTCCGCCAAATATAAACTTCGCTCCGGTGTAGGCTTATCCGCCAACCAGATTGGTCTGACGCAGCGGATGTTCGTGATGTATCTGAAGGATGAGAATGGGAAAACGGTGGAGCATGCCTGGGTTAACCCGAAGATTATAAGCCATTCCGTGGCGATGGTGTATCTGCCTGAGAGCGAAGGCTGCCTGTCCGTTGACCGCCCGGTTCACGGGTTTGTACCCCGTTATGAGTCGGTGAAGGTAAAGGGCTATAACCTGGACGGCCAGGAAGTTGTCATGAAATTCAAGGGATATCAGGCGATCATCATTCAGCATGAAATGGACCATCTGGACGGCATTATGTTTTACGACCGGATCAACCAGGAGAATCCGTTCAAGCTGCCGCAGGGGGTTGAAATTCGCAGCCTCTATGATCTGAAAAAGTAA
- the uvsE gene encoding UV DNA damage repair endonuclease UvsE, translating to MIVRFGYVAMSTVIKDCSPSKTMTMSSFNKLGDREAALRRLEQLAKMNLHNTLRLLKHNVGSDIKVYRLTSKLIPLATHPDLQDWNPFVALAEEFAEVGEYIRKHGLRVSFHPDHFTVLSTPRPEVLASSVRDLQHHTNMLDALGLAATAKNNIHIGGAYGDKPAASARFKENFAELPARLQERMTLENDDKTFNAPETLEVSCSLGLPMVLDIHHQWVNNEGELPWELWPDILKTWKSELALTDVGPGELLPPKIHVSSPRSPSDPRSHAEGVEPAPLLAFLKRIAADTPAVDVMIEAKLKDGALFGLMDAMKELAEAGNGITVLDGASINIEP from the coding sequence ATGATTGTCCGCTTCGGTTATGTGGCCATGTCAACAGTCATCAAAGATTGCTCTCCCTCCAAGACTATGACCATGTCCAGCTTCAACAAGCTGGGTGACCGTGAAGCTGCGCTGCGGCGTCTGGAGCAGCTGGCGAAGATGAACCTGCATAATACGCTGCGTCTCTTGAAGCATAACGTCGGCTCGGATATTAAGGTGTACCGGCTGACGTCCAAGCTGATCCCGCTCGCGACGCATCCCGACTTGCAGGACTGGAACCCTTTTGTGGCGCTGGCTGAGGAGTTTGCTGAAGTCGGTGAATATATTAGAAAGCATGGCCTAAGGGTCTCCTTTCACCCGGATCACTTCACCGTCCTGAGTACGCCGCGCCCCGAGGTGCTGGCCAGTTCCGTCCGTGATTTGCAGCATCATACCAATATGCTGGATGCGCTGGGACTTGCGGCAACCGCCAAGAACAATATCCATATCGGCGGGGCCTACGGGGACAAGCCTGCGGCATCGGCGCGGTTCAAAGAAAATTTTGCAGAGCTACCGGCAAGGCTGCAGGAGCGGATGACGCTCGAGAATGACGATAAGACGTTCAACGCGCCGGAGACGCTGGAAGTCAGCTGCAGTCTCGGACTGCCAATGGTGCTGGATATTCATCACCAGTGGGTGAACAATGAGGGCGAGCTGCCCTGGGAGCTGTGGCCGGATATCCTGAAGACCTGGAAGAGTGAGCTTGCCCTGACGGATGTCGGGCCCGGTGAACTGCTCCCGCCCAAGATTCACGTCTCCAGCCCCCGCAGCCCCTCAGATCCCCGCAGCCATGCGGAGGGGGTTGAGCCTGCGCCGCTGCTTGCTTTTCTGAAGCGGATTGCGGCGGATACGCCTGCTGTCGATGTCATGATTGAAGCCAAATTAAAGGACGGTGCACTGTTCGGGCTGATGGATGCCATGAAGGAGCTGGCGGAAGCCGGTAACGGAATTACAGTGCTGGATGGAGCAAGTATTAATATTGAACCCTAG
- a CDS encoding stalk domain-containing protein has translation MLMAWKKIVAAGTSGMLLFALLLSTVVGSVSAADAAAVQGAEQDVFRIVALGDSVTAGYEPGMTDPNTKPYGYAERLLEQGWYHGRSTLSNYGILGLTSSGLLNYTVAIKDGTATTPDGIQAGLRDPRISQFAALTPQIKTELAAADLITITVGGNDVSSLFLNVKEMATADFDAQLEQRLAAYGSNVKTALENIRAVNPAATILLADQYQPAPKIALGANYTTLMSAAERFTGVVDSITASLNKADAPVLTAHVAAQFAGVEASLTHIIGAGAADFHPTQLGYEKIARVFAELVWGGYRTPAVPAMTTANDIAPMSIVVKGVELNTPNKPILKNGQNFLALKDILNAVGANGKWDNKTSSATIVYGGRTVVITIGSKFIKVNGVNQAIDTPAFLQKVGKEDKTYLPLAALATGLGFDVNYSSKLRTAFINP, from the coding sequence ATGCTGATGGCATGGAAAAAGATTGTGGCTGCCGGAACAAGCGGCATGCTTCTGTTCGCGCTGCTTCTTAGTACAGTGGTAGGATCAGTTAGTGCTGCTGATGCAGCGGCAGTACAGGGAGCGGAGCAGGATGTTTTTCGCATCGTGGCGCTCGGTGACTCGGTCACTGCCGGGTATGAACCGGGAATGACAGACCCGAATACCAAACCTTACGGATATGCTGAAAGACTACTGGAACAGGGCTGGTATCACGGAAGAAGCACACTCAGCAATTACGGAATACTGGGGCTGACCTCATCAGGACTGCTTAATTATACAGTAGCCATTAAGGACGGCACGGCCACTACCCCGGATGGTATACAGGCCGGACTGCGTGATCCAAGGATTAGCCAGTTTGCCGCGCTGACGCCGCAGATCAAGACGGAGCTTGCGGCAGCGGACCTGATTACAATTACAGTCGGAGGAAATGATGTCAGCAGCCTCTTTCTAAACGTGAAAGAAATGGCCACTGCGGATTTTGATGCTCAGCTGGAACAGCGTTTGGCGGCTTACGGCAGTAACGTGAAGACTGCTTTGGAGAATATACGTGCTGTCAATCCGGCTGCGACCATTCTGCTGGCTGATCAATATCAGCCCGCTCCCAAAATTGCGCTCGGCGCGAACTATACTACACTGATGAGCGCTGCGGAGCGCTTCACCGGAGTAGTAGATAGCATCACGGCAAGCCTGAATAAGGCAGACGCCCCCGTGCTTACAGCCCATGTCGCCGCACAATTCGCGGGAGTGGAGGCCTCGCTCACCCATATTATCGGCGCGGGGGCAGCGGATTTTCATCCAACCCAGCTGGGGTATGAGAAGATTGCCAGGGTCTTTGCCGAGCTGGTGTGGGGCGGGTACCGGACACCGGCTGTCCCTGCAATGACGACTGCTAACGATATTGCACCAATGTCCATTGTGGTAAAGGGTGTAGAGCTCAATACGCCGAATAAGCCGATTCTAAAGAACGGGCAGAACTTTTTGGCGCTCAAGGATATCCTGAATGCAGTAGGCGCTAACGGGAAATGGGACAATAAAACCTCCAGCGCTACAATTGTATATGGCGGTCGCACGGTCGTCATTACCATCGGCTCCAAGTTTATTAAAGTTAATGGCGTGAATCAGGCGATTGATACACCGGCATTTCTGCAAAAAGTCGGCAAAGAGGATAAAACCTATCTGCCCCTCGCTGCACTCGCTACCGGACTTGGCTTTGATGTGAATTACAGCAGCAAACTGCGGACTGCATTTATAAACCCGTAA